From the Ostrinia nubilalis chromosome 8, ilOstNubi1.1, whole genome shotgun sequence genome, one window contains:
- the LOC135073855 gene encoding uncharacterized protein LOC135073855 has product MSYTWTELDKTFFKLVAARPALFKKCSIRHSIVRESWTEVSEEMCKLGHDISPKGCNDKFVKVRKSFKKTYNDRKLNPLIRSKYLDGTLKFLEDEIEKEKRKKKSGGFHIPPVLASKSATGKGWDSDTTDEESDTNYEETTSNVSRDEKQSLIKRKINVDEASNSEEPKIKAACYKSNASIIKLSSTLTFAKDGDEKTKPDIKDFAVVQELPSTASEISSQCELKDISITGSHSADMSMEICKNETLPENDDPSAKVEKIKKEVSSILDVNSEEDDIKLFFSEICDYVLNCYTHDEEIDIRWKVFSVLSEAEKEDSTISD; this is encoded by the exons ATGTCATACACGTGGACGGAATTGGACAAAACCTTTTTCAAACTAGTAGCAGCACGGCCCGCACTATTCAAAAAGTGTTCGATCAGGCACAGCATCGTGCGGGAATCGTGGACTGAAGTATCGGAAGAAATGTGTAAATTAG GTCATGATATATCACCAAAGGGCTGTAATGATAAGTTTGTTAAAGTACGAAAGTCATTTAAGAAGACGTATAATGATCGGAAATTGAATCCGTTAATTAGGTCAAAATACTTGGATGGCACTTTAAAATTTTTGGAGGACGaaattgaaaaagaaaagaGAAAAAAGAAATCTGGTGGTTTTCATATCCCTCCGGTGTTGGCGTCAAAAAGTGCAACTGGTAAAGGTTGGGATAGTGATACAACGGATGAAGAAAGTGACACAAATTATGAGGAAACAACATCGAATGTATCTCGGGATGAAAAACAGTctttgataaaaagaaaaatcaatgttGATGAGGCTAGTAATTCTGAAGAACCCAAAATAAAAGCTGCATGTTATAAAAGTAATGCTTCTATAATTAAACTAAGTTCGACATTGACCTTTGCTAAGGACGGCGATGAGAAGACAAAGCCAGACATTAAGGATTTTGCTGTAGTGCAAGAACTACCTTCTACTGCTTCTGAAATAAGTTCTCAATGTGAACTAAAAGATATTAGTATCACAGGGTCACATTCTGCTGATATGTCCATGGAAATATGTAAAAATGAAACGTTGCCTGAAAATGACGACCCCAGCGCAAAAGTAGAGAAAATTAAGAAAGAAGTAAGTAGTATTCTAGACGTGAATTCTGAAGAAGATGATATAAAATTATTCTTTAGTGAAATATGTGATTATGTGTTAAATTGTTATACGCACGATGAAGAAATAGATATTCGTTGGAAAGTTTTTTCTGTATTAAGCGAAGCTGAAAAGGAAGATTCCACTATTTctgattaa